The Marasmius oreades isolate 03SP1 chromosome 11, whole genome shotgun sequence genomic sequence GAGCGGTTGTGTGAGCGTTTGGGTATCGATGAGGAGCGCATACGGTATAATTGGGATTCGAAAGAGGATCATGGATATGGAAAGGTATGGGATGCTTATTATGAAGAGATACAAAATTCCACGGGGGTTGTCCGGACTAAGGTTAGTAGTTGTTCTTTGTCCTTTGGGTGAGAGTTACTTATCGTATTCTTTAAATTAGGAAACGATGGGGGCTCCGGTGCTTGaggaagagatgaagaaatggGAAAAAGAGTGGGACGAGGGGGTAGCCATCAAATTGAAGGAGTTTGTGGAATCTGCTATGGATGATTATGAGTACCTTTTGAAGCAGAGCATTTAATAGTCCAGAATAGATTAAGCTCACTCGTACCGGCCAAAATGACTGAATTCTTAAGGGAGTCAATTCTGGGTCGATTCTCCGAACAACCACGAAAATCGACTGTCAGACCAGACGATGGCAAGCATGTAGTTAGGCGTCAGACAGGTTGGAAAGTAAGTAGCCCTTTGTTACTCGGCGCTTAGCGCTTAACGCTTCCTTTCAGGACTGCCATGGCTAAACCACAAAAAGCCGCCCTcgttccacctccaccagtaCTGTCAAAAAATGGCGGCCAAAAAACCCTCACTAAATACTATCTAATTGCTTACAATGTCCTGTCAGCGGTGGGCTGGTCATACATCCTACTTCTGACCCTAATTCACCTCTTCGtcccttcttccccttccccttctccatTTTCTAAATTCCTTCCATCCTTCTTGTCTTGGACGAAACCAAGAATAAAACCTGCATTCAACCCCATCAAGGCCTATCTTCCCAATTTCCTCTTACCCGTCTTCCACCGAACTACGACCGTGTACGCACAGGTCGGTCACATCACCGCAATCGTACAGTCAGCGGCTATCCTGGAAATCCTTCATGTCCTCATCGGAGTCGTGCGTAGTCCATTGCAGACAACAGTCATGCAGGTTTCCAGTAGACTGTTCTTGGTCTGGGGTGTGGTAGAACTGTATCCTTCAGTATGTCGCTACACATCTGATTTGGCGCGTTATTCCTCTAACACGTCCTCCCACAGGTTCGCACAAATCCCCTTTACGCATCAATGATATTTGCTTGGTCCCTGACCGAGGTTATTCGCTATTCATTTTACGCCTTCTCGCTAACAGCGCCCTCCTATCCACCACCCAAATTTTTGACGTATCTACGATACACAACCTTTTACGTCCTTTACCCACTTGGTGCTGGATCCGAAGCCTTCCTCAATTACTCCTCGTTGCCCAATTTATCTCCATTGGTGGGCAAGTGGTCAGCGTACGACTGCTTTAGGGGCGTGATGTTCCTCATTTGGTGGCCAGGTGTGTCGCCGTGATGCTTTTCCTGCCTTCGCCTTTGTTTCATCACTGACGCTCCTCCAGGCTTATACGTGATGTATACCTACATGATTaaacaaagaagaaaggtcTCCAATGCAGCCAAATTGAAGGCTAGTTAATAGGCGTGTTTGCAATATTTCAGCCAGCCTGCTTACATGTCACAGATGTATACCCATTGCTCATCTTTTAAATTTTTTATTTAGAACCACTCTGTCAATTTATCATTTCTATATCGTTATAACCAGAAAATTCGTATCTATTGTACTGTCGTTATACTAGCACTTACTCCTGAACGTTTAGGACAAGATAGTCCGGGTCCCATCGTCGTTTTTCGGCCCACCCACAGTACTAATTCTGTTGAAAATCCACGACCAACGTTGACCATGAACGAACTGAAAAGTTGCCCGTCACGGAAACCCAAATTCGTCTTCTCCCACCGACGAACACGATCTCATCTACTCATCCGTCTGCTAGAAACCCATCCCCTCGTTGGAGACAGCATACTCTATACTTTCAGAGCGGCTCATATGGGTGGACCCGAGAGACATAGAAGATACATCGAGCTTTGCAACGAAGGAGATCAATCCAGAGGACACCTTTCAGAACTGTTATGATAGGATACAAGGGCAAGTTTCTGAGGGCGTATCAGCAGGTACGATACGCATTTCTATTCGTCGCGATTACGCCcgattgatttttttttctacAATGGCAGCTGTCTAGGGATGCATACCTTTAGCTAAAGAAGACGTTTTCACCATTCTCTCTGCATCGCTCATCATGCATCAATGCTCATTTCCCGAACACGTTCAACGAAACGAAACATTCCCAAAGTCATCGACGACAACAAATTGAACAACACCGGCAAGCCATATATCGTGACACCGACACCGACACCACTCCCAATCCAACAGTCCTCTCGGACGCCTTTCTGGCGAGTGTAACGCCAATATTCACGATTCGCCCTCCGGTCCGCATggcatcgtcgtcgacaaaGATCTAATTCGGGTCGCTCGGTGTTGAAAGTCGTCGGTCCAAGAAATTCGAGTATCGGCCCATCCTCCCTCAAATGGACACGGATCTTTTCTGACTATTGTAAAGATACGGGGGCTCAACCCCGTTGTCGTTGTCATTTGACAGAGACGAGTTGGTAAGGGACACTCAAGCCCAGATGGGACACGTCTGTGCGTTGGTTGGCCCGGGTGTAGATGGGGGGGCCGTGTACGGTATGAGTGGAGGATGAAGTCCAAGTCTGGGATGgatggagatgaaggaagataTGTTTATGAGGGGGGTATTGAATCGACGGGGAGTTATAAGGAATGAGGTTTGTGGGGGTTTTCACTTTCTTTCTACCTACAATCAAGGTTACGATGCTGAACGCTGCACTGGGAACAACTAAAAACGCCTGTGTTGCAAGATGAAGTGAGGAAGTGGAGGGAGGAGTGGAGGGAGGATGATGCGAAACGATTCGGCCACTCGACATCCCTTTCTCGAATGCGGACCCGGGGGACAGGGCGACGCATATTTATGCATGCTTTCGAGGAACCGAACGGTCTTTGGCAAGTGAGGTACGACTCTATGAGATCTTTTTGCCTAGACTTTTGCTTACTTTGATCGTTTCAGCCAAGGAAAGGTGTGATGCATGCATAACAGCAAAGGCAAAAGTTGTGTGGATTTCTGGAGACTGGGACAAGACAAGCATTGAGAGGTAACTTGACCGTGAACGTCTCGACCTTGTTCCTCTTGGCGCGATCGAAGGCGGAGGTCAATAACGAGGACGAGTCAATCGATCGACCTCGACATGTATTATGTCGCATGTTAATCGCTTGCACTAGGAACAATTGGCGTTGAATGGAAGATGTTGCAGTGGAAGACGCGTTTGGGGACCTTCTCTGACAATGTGGTGGACTCATGACCATGAACATGTCCTCATGGTCTTCGCGCTTCCATAATTATAAATAACATGCTTCGCAGCCTGTTCAGAATCACATTTCATGGAAAAGCAACGACCTATCTTCATCTTTTCCCACCCTCGTACTCGATCGAATCTACTTGCGCATATCCTCGCAACCCATCCTGATATCGGAGATGTCATCATTTACCCATTCAGAGCAGCAAACTCAGCCGGGCCAGAAAGACGTTTACCGAATGGATCGATCTTTGCGACGAAGGAAGTAGCGGTACGGGATACGTTTCAGAGGTGTTATGAGGAGTTGCAAgggaagttgaaggagaCACAGGACAGGGTGAGGCGTCTGAGACTTTCCTATTcgacgatgatgatggcTAACGTGCGCATGTATGTGGTGTGGAAGGGCTTCATACCTTTAATCAAGGACCATATTTTCAATTCCTTGTCTACTTCCGTGATCGACTCTCAGTTTCCTGGGTCGATGAACGATGTTCACCCTGTGATTTCGGGGAACACGCCCGGAGGACCCAACCCTACTGTCCTTCCAGATACGTTCCTAGCGAATATAACACCGATAATCGTGATTCGTCATCCGACGACTATGGTTGCGTCTACTGCGAAAGTCATGCTTCGCGAGTTTGGTGCGGATCGGGATGATCCAGGTATTTCACTATCGTGTACGTACAAGTGGTCGAGAGTTCTGTTTGATTTTTTTAGGGGCGCGGGGCAGGCGGTGGGTGTTGTGgatggagatgagatggTGAATGATACTGAGGGTGTTATGATAAAGTTGTGTGGGTTGATAGGTGTTGATGGATCGTTGATTCAATATGAGTGGAAGCCGAAGGCGTTGTGTACCCCCATGAACGAGGAGATGAACGAACATGTGTATCTGAAGGCGCTGTACGAATCGACAGGGATTATTAGAGATAAGGTTTGCAGATGGTTTTTCCCCCGTGATATATTGATGTTGTGAACTAACAGCTGCAACAGCAAAAAATAGAACCACCTGTACTAGAGGATGAAGTACAAAAGTGGACGGTTGAGTGGGGGGAAGATATGGCAGAAAGGTTGAAAGGATTCGTAGAGGATGCGACGGCCGATTACGATTATCTGTTCCAGTTTCGCCTTCAATGACAGCAAGGGGTAAATAGAGTACAATCAACCACCGTCCTTCTCGCCTTCTTTTAatcttttctctctcctccGCTTCACGTCTGCGTTGTACACTCGAGCCATGTTGACTTCCATGACAGTCAGTTGCTCCCGTAAGAACTCCAGGTCTTCCTCTGTGTTTGCCAAACTCTTCTCGGCGGCTTTTAGTTTGGATTTTAGTAGCTCGATTGCGGCTGGGATTTTGTACGATAACATAACGTTTGCCTTGAGGCGGTTGAGTGCGCAGGACAAGACTCAGACGAAGGAAAGTAGACGTACGCCTAGCCAAAGGAAAACGGTATCTGTATCCTCCAACTCTGCTTCTGCGAATAGAGTGTCGTTCAACTCGAACGATGTTTTTAGCTTCCCcccgtcttcttcgtcttcatgtTCGGAATGCTGGTTGCTCAGGAATTGCACCATACTCAAGGTCTTTTTGATATCGGGTATCTTCTCTTCGAGGCCTTGCCGCCGTTGAGTGAGGTTGGCGTCCATGTAGCGATATTTGCTAGTGAACGGGTCTCGTTAGTGCGAGGTCATTGACAGTCAAGTGTGCGTACCCGATCGACTCTTGGATTGCTTTCAAAGGACCCTCGGCGTCGCCATCTGGTCCTCCCAGATGTGCATCCACATCTACCTAAAGACAGATAAGTTAGTTTCAAGACGATCGGAGCGTGACTGAGGCTTACGATGAACGGAGCTTTTGGAATTCCTCTGGGATTTCGTTCTCCTGTTTCTAATGACATACTAATAGGTTCAAGGGAAGTAGGTCCATAAAAGGAAATAATTTTTTTACGAGAAGAACGAAAAAATATTCTAATTTCTCCTCCTTTCCCTCATGTCCCGACTCATAGTCAAAAATCTACCATCCTACGTTACTCCCGACCAACTCAAAAAGCACTTCACCCAAAAGGGCAGTCCAGGAGGTACACTCACCGACATCAAAGTCGCCCACAAACAAGATGGGAGTTCCCGTAGATTTGGGTTTGTCGGTTACAAAACCGAACAGGAAGCACAAGCTGCGAGGGAGTGGTTTGATAAGACCTTTGTAGGGTCTACT encodes the following:
- a CDS encoding uncharacterized protein (antiSMASH:Cluster_11.1), whose amino-acid sequence is MAKPQKAALVPPPPVLSKNGGQKTLTKYYLIAYNVLSAVGWSYILLLTLIHLFVPSSPSPSPFSKFLPSFLSWTKPRIKPAFNPIKAYLPNFLLPVFHRTTTVYAQVGHITAIVQSAAILEILHVLIGVVRSPLQTTVMQVSSRLFLVWGVVELYPSVRTNPLYASMIFAWSLTEVIRYSFYAFSLTAPSYPPPKFLTYLRYTTFYVLYPLGAGSEAFLNYSSLPNLSPLVGKWSAYDCFRGVMFLIWWPGLYVMYTYMIKQRRKVSNAAKLKAS
- a CDS encoding uncharacterized protein (antiSMASH:Cluster_11.2); protein product: MEKQRPIFIFSHPRTRSNLLAHILATHPDIGDVIIYPFRAANSAGPERRLPNGSIFATKEVAVRDTFQRCYEELQGKLKETQDRGFIPLIKDHIFNSLSTSVIDSQFPGSMNDVHPVISGNTPGGPNPTVLPDTFLANITPIIVIRHPTTMVASTAKVMLREFGADRDDPGISLSCTYKWSRVLFDFFRGAGQAVGVVDGDEMVNDTEGVMIKLCGLIGVDGSLIQYEWKPKALCTPMNEEMNEHVYLKALYESTGIIRDKQKIEPPVLEDEVQKWTVEWGEDMAERLKGFVEDATADYDYLFQFRLQ
- a CDS encoding uncharacterized protein (antiSMASH:Cluster_11.2; BUSCO:EOG09264UVA), which gives rise to MSLETGERNPRGIPKAPFIVDVDAHLGGPDGDAEGPLKAIQESIGKYRYMDANLTQRRQGLEEKIPDIKKTLSMVQFLSNQHSEHEDEEDGGKLKTSFELNDTLFAEAELEDTDTVFLWLGANVMLSYKIPAAIELLKSKLKAAEKSLANTEEDLEFLREQLTVMEVNMARVYNADVKRRREKRLKEGEKDGG